Part of the candidate division WOR-3 bacterium genome is shown below.
AGGTCCACATAGACCTTGCCACCAACGTTCTCGAACCGCGCATGGAGAGAAAGTCCGCCCAGGTTCAAGTAGTGAAGGAACGCAAGGAGCAGACCGGGACAAGGAAAGTCCCCAAGGTCGAGTCAAGCGTCACACCGCACCTGCCGTGGAAATAGGAGGTTCCATATCTGAACTCCTGAGAGGAACACGGCTGGCCCGCGCACTCCTGGTCACGTATTCACGTTTTCTCCGCACCCTAGCGGCTGATGTCGGCTGAAGCCTGTATCTACTGCCTTGGCGACTCGTCGCGCTCACGCGCTGCCGAGCACATCGCGCCTGCGAGTCTGGGGTGCGCCAAGACGTTGCCTGCAGGGTACGTATGCGATGACTGCAACAACTACTTCGCAGACATGGACAAGAACTTCGGGCTTCTCAACTGGAATGCACTGTGTCGCGTGTTGGATCAAGTCCCCGACCGAAGAGGAAGGGTACGGAGAAGCATCGGAAGATTCTACTCCCCAGAGAGGGACTACTTCCAGATACAGCTTGGCCCAGCCATAGTACAGCCCGGCGTGACGCAGGTATCCCTCAGTCTCTCGCAACCAAGGGAATTCGACGAGAGGCTGTTCGCGCGAGCCATCCACAAGATCACCCTGAACTGCCTCGCCTTGGAACGTGGGCGACATGAGGCGCTCCATCAGAGATACAATAAGGTCCGGAAGTATGTCAGGTGCTGTGCGAAAGGCGAGTTCTGGCCATACGGGGTGAGGCCGCTGAATTCACTCGGCGATTTCGCTGGCAGGTTCCACAACTCGAAGTGCGGCGTCGTAGCCTACCTTGCGCTCCTGCGGCTCGAGTTTGTCGTATTGCTTGAGGGTTGGTGCAGTGACGCGGAATCCACTATCGAGGGGAGCGATTGGCGCATCAAGCGGGATACAGGACAATGGAACGAGAGTTCCCTCTTGGGCTTGGGGACCTGACCGCTATTGACGGAGTGAATGATACGCATTCCCGGGTCGCCCCGGCTTGACTGTACCCACTGAGCCGGTATCGTGATGACGGAGGTACCTATGTCCAGACGTGTCTTGCTTGCTGTTCTTGCCCTTGCTTCGGCCGCACTCGCCACGCGGATGTGGACCGAGGATGAGATAGAGTCTTTCAACAGTTCGTATCAAGCCGAGTGGTTGCCCCGGCCTGAGAGCCTGCAATACGGCCCGCGCCGGTTCAACTATCTGCGCCAGATCAAGCTGACCTGCGACTTCGTCGCCAGTTACCAGGTGTCGGATTCGCTCTCCGGAGACTTTGGCGGCATCATCGAGGCCGAACACATGCCGACCATCATCGAAACCGACAACACGCAGGAGGCCATCTGGATCTGGTCGCGCTGGTATGAGCTGACCGGTCGGGACGACTACCAGGTGAACATCCAGCGCGCCTGGACCTACGTGATGAACCATCCGGCCTATTGTGAGCACGGCGGCGTCCCCAGCCAGACGTGGTACGCAATCTGGAACTGCGGCCTCGGCTTCATGGCCGAAGCCGAGTATCGCCGCGCCTACGGAGATTCGAGCCACCTTGCCTATGCCGATACGTGCCGCAGTTTCTACCTCGCCAACCCGCTGCCGACGTCAGCCCTGGACTACTTTGTGACCAGCCAGTCATCGGGCATGGCGATGGACTACGCTCGTACCCGCAGCGATGCGGTCCTCCACGACAGTGCGCTGGCGCGGGGCCAGCGGGTCAAGTCGTGGATCGAGGGCGGCGCCGCGAACCGGCTCGGAACTCAGAACTGGGCGATGTGCGGCGGCACGGCTTTCTGGGGCGTGGTTCACACCGTCGGCAAGGAGGACACAGCCGCAGGCAAGCTCTGGGTCCAGACCTACGGCGAGTCTTTGCCCGGGTTCTATCCTGGCGGCTCGTGGAACTGCTCCCACAACATCT
Proteins encoded:
- a CDS encoding HNH endonuclease, translating into MSAEACIYCLGDSSRSRAAEHIAPASLGCAKTLPAGYVCDDCNNYFADMDKNFGLLNWNALCRVLDQVPDRRGRVRRSIGRFYSPERDYFQIQLGPAIVQPGVTQVSLSLSQPREFDERLFARAIHKITLNCLALERGRHEALHQRYNKVRKYVRCCAKGEFWPYGVRPLNSLGDFAGRFHNSKCGVVAYLALLRLEFVVLLEGWCSDAESTIEGSDWRIKRDTGQWNESSLLGLGT